A section of the Enterobacter sp. C2 genome encodes:
- the mscM gene encoding miniconductance mechanosensitive channel MscM has product MRLIIAFLMAWCLSAGAYAATLPDAKQITQELEQAKAAAASPEQAETVEALQSALNALEERNGSLERTKQYQQVIDDFPKLSQTLRSQFNNLRDEPKAVPAGISTDALNQEILQVSSQLLEKTRQAQQEQERAREINDSLSQLPQQQTDARRQLSEVERRIGTQSGTTALAQAQTLSAQAASARLKAQVDELELAQLSANNRQELARMRSELAQKQAQQLDAYLQALRNQLNGQRQREAEQALESTELLAENSANLPAGIVDQFKINRELSQALNQQAQRMDLVASQQRQATGQTLQVRQALNTLREQSQWLGVSNMLGDALRAQVARLPEMPKPQQLDTEMAQLRVHRMHYEDLLNKQPQLRQIRQADGQPLTAEQSRILEAQLRTQRELLTSLLQGGDTLILELTKLKVSNSQLEDALKEVNEATHRYLFWTADVSPMTLSWPIEIVQDLRRLISLDTVNQLGKATMMMLTSKETLLPLFGALVLVGFSVYSRKHFTRFLERSSAKVGKVTQDHFWLTLRTVFWSILVASPLPVLWATLGYGLRSAWPYPLAVAIGDGVTATVPLLWVVMICATFARPTGLFVVHFGWPRSRVARGLRSYLMSIGLIVPLIMALIMFDNLSDREFSGSLGRLCFMLICGALAVVTLSLKRAGIPLYVDKTGSGDNMVNRMLWNLLMSAPLAAMLAAAVGYLATAQALLARLETSVAIWFLLLVVYHIIRRWMLIQRRRLAFDRARHRRAEILAQRARGEEEQPHSISTEGAVEVDESELDLDAISAQSLRLVRSILMLIALLSVIVLWSEIHSAFGFLENISLWDVTSTVQGVESLEPITLGAVLIAILVFIITTQLVRHLPALLELALLQHLDLTPGTGYAITTITKYLLMLFGGLVGFSMIGIEWSKLQWLVAALGVGLGFGLQEIFANFISGLIILFEKPIRIGDTVTIRDLTGSVTKINTRATTISDWDRKEIIVPNKAFITEQFINWSLSDSVTRVVLTVPAPSDANSEEVTQLLYTAAERCSLVIDNPPPEVFLVDLQQGIQLFELRIYAAEMGHRMPLRHEIHQLILQGFREHGIDLPFPPFQMRLESLDGKRAARTLSSAGRGQRPSGSL; this is encoded by the coding sequence GTGCGCCTGATTATCGCATTTCTGATGGCATGGTGCCTCAGCGCGGGGGCGTACGCTGCGACGCTCCCCGACGCCAAACAGATCACCCAGGAGCTGGAGCAGGCTAAAGCGGCCGCCGCCTCACCAGAGCAGGCGGAAACCGTGGAGGCGCTCCAGTCCGCGCTGAACGCCCTTGAGGAGCGTAACGGCTCCCTTGAGCGCACTAAACAGTATCAGCAGGTCATCGACGACTTCCCCAAACTCTCCCAGACGCTGCGTAGCCAGTTCAATAATCTGCGCGACGAGCCTAAAGCCGTTCCGGCCGGCATTAGCACCGATGCGTTGAACCAGGAGATCCTCCAGGTCAGCAGCCAGCTGCTGGAAAAAACGCGCCAGGCTCAGCAGGAGCAGGAGCGCGCTCGGGAGATCAATGACTCCTTAAGCCAGCTTCCACAGCAGCAGACCGACGCCCGCCGCCAGCTAAGCGAAGTAGAGCGGCGCATCGGCACGCAGAGCGGTACAACTGCGCTGGCCCAGGCGCAGACCCTGAGCGCGCAGGCGGCCTCCGCCAGGCTGAAAGCCCAGGTGGATGAGCTGGAGCTTGCCCAGCTGTCGGCGAATAACCGTCAGGAGCTGGCACGAATGCGATCCGAGCTGGCCCAAAAGCAGGCCCAGCAGCTGGATGCCTATCTTCAGGCGCTGCGTAACCAGCTTAACGGCCAGCGTCAGCGCGAGGCCGAGCAGGCGCTGGAGAGCACCGAGCTGCTGGCAGAGAACAGCGCCAACCTGCCTGCGGGCATCGTTGACCAGTTCAAAATCAACCGCGAGCTGTCGCAGGCGCTCAACCAGCAGGCCCAGCGGATGGATCTGGTGGCCTCCCAGCAGCGCCAGGCGACCGGCCAGACGTTGCAGGTACGCCAGGCCCTGAATACGCTGCGCGAGCAGTCCCAGTGGCTGGGGGTCTCTAACATGCTCGGCGATGCGCTGCGCGCGCAGGTGGCCCGGCTGCCGGAGATGCCGAAGCCGCAGCAGCTGGATACCGAGATGGCCCAGCTGCGGGTACACCGCATGCACTATGAGGATCTGCTCAACAAGCAGCCTCAGCTGCGCCAGATCCGCCAGGCGGACGGGCAGCCGCTGACCGCCGAGCAGAGCCGTATCCTGGAGGCGCAGCTGCGCACCCAGCGCGAGCTGCTCACCTCCCTGCTGCAGGGAGGTGACACGCTGATCCTTGAGCTGACCAAGCTGAAGGTCTCCAATAGCCAGCTTGAGGATGCACTAAAAGAGGTCAACGAAGCCACCCACCGTTATCTCTTCTGGACCGCCGATGTCAGCCCGATGACGCTCAGCTGGCCGATTGAAATTGTGCAGGATCTGCGTCGCCTCATCTCGCTGGATACCGTAAACCAGCTCGGCAAGGCGACGATGATGATGCTGACCAGCAAAGAGACGCTGCTGCCGCTGTTTGGCGCGCTGGTGCTGGTAGGCTTCAGCGTCTACTCCCGCAAGCACTTTACCCGCTTCCTGGAGCGCTCCAGCGCGAAGGTCGGCAAAGTAACGCAGGATCACTTCTGGCTCACGCTGCGCACGGTGTTCTGGTCGATTCTTGTGGCCTCTCCGCTGCCGGTGCTGTGGGCGACGCTCGGCTACGGCCTGCGATCCGCCTGGCCCTACCCGCTGGCGGTGGCGATTGGCGATGGTGTTACCGCTACCGTGCCGCTGCTGTGGGTGGTAATGATCTGCGCCACCTTCGCCCGCCCGACCGGCCTGTTTGTCGTGCATTTTGGCTGGCCGCGCAGCCGGGTTGCACGCGGCCTGCGCTCCTACCTGATGAGTATCGGCCTGATCGTGCCGCTGATTATGGCGCTGATCATGTTTGATAATCTCAGCGACCGTGAGTTCTCCGGCTCCCTTGGCCGCCTCTGCTTTATGCTGATTTGCGGTGCGCTGGCCGTGGTGACGCTAAGCCTGAAACGCGCCGGGATCCCGCTCTACGTCGATAAAACCGGCAGCGGCGACAACATGGTTAACCGCATGCTGTGGAACCTGCTGATGAGCGCCCCGCTGGCGGCGATGCTGGCGGCGGCCGTGGGCTATCTGGCAACTGCCCAGGCGCTGCTGGCCCGGCTGGAGACCTCGGTGGCGATTTGGTTCCTGCTGCTGGTGGTGTATCACATCATCCGCCGCTGGATGCTGATCCAGCGCCGCCGCCTGGCTTTTGACCGCGCAAGACATCGCCGGGCAGAAATTCTGGCCCAGCGCGCCCGTGGCGAAGAGGAGCAGCCTCACTCAATCAGTACGGAGGGCGCGGTAGAGGTAGACGAAAGCGAGCTGGATCTCGATGCCATCAGCGCCCAGTCGCTGCGGCTGGTGCGCTCGATTCTGATGCTCATCGCCCTGCTCTCGGTGATTGTGCTGTGGTCAGAGATCCACTCTGCGTTTGGCTTCCTGGAAAATATCTCTCTGTGGGACGTCACCTCGACGGTACAGGGCGTAGAGAGTCTGGAGCCGATTACCCTCGGCGCGGTGCTGATCGCTATTTTGGTGTTTATCATCACCACCCAGCTGGTGCGGCATCTGCCAGCCCTGCTGGAGCTGGCGCTGCTCCAGCATCTCGACCTGACGCCGGGAACCGGCTATGCCATCACTACCATCACCAAATATCTGCTGATGCTGTTCGGTGGGCTGGTGGGCTTCTCAATGATCGGTATCGAGTGGTCAAAACTGCAGTGGCTGGTAGCGGCTCTCGGTGTGGGATTAGGTTTTGGTTTGCAGGAGATCTTTGCCAACTTTATCTCTGGCCTGATCATCCTGTTTGAGAAGCCGATCCGCATTGGTGATACCGTGACCATTCGCGATCTCACCGGTAGCGTAACGAAGATCAACACCCGCGCCACCACCATTAGCGACTGGGACCGCAAAGAGATCATCGTGCCGAATAAGGCGTTTATCACCGAGCAGTTTATCAACTGGTCCCTGTCGGATTCGGTAACGCGCGTGGTGCTTACCGTGCCTGCGCCCTCTGATGCCAACAGCGAAGAAGTTACCCAGCTGCTCTATACCGCCGCTGAGCGCTGCTCGCTGGTGATCGATAACCCGCCGCCGGAGGTCTTCCTGGTAGACCTGCAGCAGGGTATTCAGCTCTTTGAGTTGCGTATCTATGCCGCTGAGATGGGCCACCGGATGCCGCTGCGCCACGAGATCCATCAGCTGATCCTGCAAGGCTTCCGCGAGCACGGCATCGACCTGCCGTTCCCGCCGTTCCAGATGCGTCTGGAGTCACTCGACGGCAAACGCGCCGCCAGGACGTTAAGCTCTGCCGGACGCGGCCAGCGACCATCGGGTAGCCTGTAG
- the rsgA gene encoding small ribosomal subunit biogenesis GTPase RsgA produces MSKNKLSKGQQRRVKANHQRRLKTSTEKADYDDNLFGETAEGIVISRFGMHADVEAADGNVHRCNIRRTIRSLVTGDRVVWRPGKAAAEGVNVKGIVEAVHERTSVLTRPDFYDGVKPIAANIDQIIIVSAILPELSPNIIDRYLVACETLDVEPLIVLNKIDLLDDESRAFVDEQMDVYRKIGYRVLMVSSHTQDGLKPLEEALTDRISIFAGQSGVGKSSLLNALLGLQEEILTNDVSDNSGLGQHTTTAARLYHFPHGGDVIDSPGVREFGLWHLEPEQITRGFVEFHDYLGHCKYRDCKHANDPGCAIREAVDRGDIAETRFENYHRILESMAQVKTRKSFSESDD; encoded by the coding sequence TTGAGTAAAAATAAACTCTCCAAAGGCCAGCAGCGCCGTGTGAAAGCAAACCACCAGCGTCGGCTTAAAACGTCTACGGAGAAGGCGGATTACGACGATAACCTGTTTGGCGAAACCGCCGAAGGGATTGTCATTAGCCGTTTTGGTATGCACGCCGACGTTGAAGCCGCCGATGGCAACGTCCACCGCTGCAACATCCGCCGTACGATCCGCTCGCTGGTCACCGGTGACCGTGTGGTCTGGCGTCCAGGCAAGGCCGCCGCTGAAGGCGTTAACGTAAAAGGCATCGTTGAAGCAGTGCACGAGCGTACGTCGGTGCTAACCCGCCCCGATTTTTACGACGGGGTAAAACCCATCGCCGCCAATATCGATCAGATCATCATTGTCTCCGCTATTCTGCCGGAGCTGTCGCCTAACATCATTGACCGCTATCTTGTGGCCTGTGAAACGCTGGACGTAGAACCGCTCATCGTGCTCAACAAGATTGACCTGCTGGACGATGAAAGCAGGGCATTTGTGGACGAGCAGATGGATGTCTATCGTAAGATTGGCTATCGCGTGCTGATGGTCTCCAGTCATACCCAGGACGGCTTGAAACCGCTGGAAGAGGCGCTGACCGATCGCATCAGTATTTTTGCCGGCCAGTCCGGCGTTGGCAAATCGAGCCTGCTGAACGCCCTGCTGGGATTACAGGAAGAGATCCTGACCAACGATGTCTCTGACAACTCGGGACTCGGTCAGCACACTACTACCGCGGCGCGGCTCTACCACTTCCCGCACGGCGGGGATGTGATCGACTCCCCTGGCGTGCGGGAGTTTGGTCTCTGGCACCTGGAGCCGGAACAAATTACTCGCGGCTTTGTCGAATTCCACGACTATCTCGGTCACTGTAAATACCGTGACTGCAAGCACGCCAACGATCCCGGCTGCGCAATCCGGGAAGCCGTTGACAGGGGTGACATTGCTGAAACCCGGTTTGAAAACTATCACCGTATTCTGGAGAGCATGGCGCAGGTAAAAACGCGTAAAAGCTTTTCTGAATCCGACGACTGA
- the asd gene encoding archaetidylserine decarboxylase (Phosphatidylserine decarboxylase is synthesized as a single chain precursor. Generation of the pyruvoyl active site from a Ser is coupled to cleavage of a Gly-Ser bond between the larger (beta) and smaller (alpha chains). It is an integral membrane protein.) — protein sequence MLDSFKLSLQYILPKLWLTRLAGWGASKRGGWLTKLVIDLFVKYYKVNMQEAQKPDTASYRTFNDFFVRPLRDEVRPLNTDPNVLVMPADGVISQLGRIENDKLLQAKGHHYSLEALLAGNYLLADKFRDGSFATTYLSPRDYHRVHMPCNGILREMIYVPGDLFSVNHLTARNVPNLFARNERVICVFDTEFGPMAQILVGATIVGSIETVWAGTITPPREGIIKRWTWPEGESEGAVALLKGQEMGRFKLGSTVINLFAPGSVALAEHLESLSVTKIGEPLAYSTEAVAPDVTPTPLPQEEIDAEHDANPLVDDNKDPV from the coding sequence TTGTTAGACTCATTTAAACTTTCGCTTCAATACATTCTGCCTAAACTGTGGCTCACGCGCCTCGCGGGCTGGGGCGCAAGCAAACGCGGGGGATGGCTGACCAAGCTGGTCATCGATCTGTTCGTCAAATACTACAAGGTCAATATGCAGGAGGCGCAAAAGCCGGATACCGCCAGCTATCGCACCTTTAACGACTTTTTTGTTCGCCCGCTGCGCGACGAAGTCCGCCCGCTTAACACCGATCCCAACGTGCTGGTGATGCCTGCCGACGGCGTGATCAGCCAGCTGGGCCGTATTGAAAACGACAAACTGCTGCAGGCCAAAGGCCATCACTACAGCCTTGAGGCGCTGCTGGCCGGTAACTATCTGCTGGCGGACAAGTTCCGTGACGGCAGTTTCGCGACCACCTATCTGTCGCCGCGTGACTATCACCGCGTTCACATGCCTTGCAACGGCATCCTGCGTGAGATGATCTACGTTCCAGGCGATCTCTTCTCGGTTAACCACCTCACCGCGCGCAACGTACCGAACCTGTTCGCCCGTAACGAGCGCGTTATCTGCGTGTTCGACACCGAATTTGGCCCGATGGCGCAGATTCTGGTTGGCGCGACCATCGTTGGCAGCATCGAAACCGTCTGGGCAGGCACCATCACGCCGCCGCGCGAAGGCATTATCAAACGCTGGACGTGGCCGGAAGGCGAAAGCGAAGGTGCTGTGGCGCTGCTGAAGGGCCAGGAGATGGGTCGCTTTAAGCTCGGCTCAACGGTGATTAACCTCTTCGCACCGGGCAGCGTAGCGCTGGCAGAACATTTAGAGAGCCTGTCGGTAACTAAAATTGGCGAGCCGCTGGCTTACTCTACCGAGGCCGTTGCCCCGGACGTCACCCCTACCCCGCTGCCGCAGGAAGAGATTGATGCCGAGCACGACGCCAACCCGCTGGTAGACGACAACAAAGACCCGGTCTGA
- the yjeM gene encoding glutamate/gamma-aminobutyrate family transporter YjeM, translating to MSENLKKMSLMGLVLMIFTSVFGFANSASAFYLMGHSATPWYIFAALFFFIPFALMMAEMGAAYRKEEGGIYSWMENSVGPRYAFIGTFMWFSSYVIWMVSTAAKVWVPFSTFIVGADMTQRWHVAGLQPTQVVGVLAVVWMVVVTFVAAKGINKIAKVTAVGGIAVMCLNLVLLLASIAILLLNGGHFAEAINFTASPNPGYHSDLSMLSFMVFALFAYGGIEAVGGLVDKTENPEKNFAKGIIFAAVVISIGYSLAIILWGVSTNWQQVLSTDSTNLGNITYVLMESLGATLGNALHLSPEAASLTGVWFARITGLSMFLAYTGAFFTLIYSPLKAIIQGTPKEMWPAPMTRLNKSGMPETSMWLQCLLVSLIILLVSFGGGTASAFYNKVTLMANVSMTLPYLFLALAFPFFKAKTDLHRPFVIFKSRGTTLVMTAIVVLLVAFANIFTVIEPVIEKGDLSSALWMAGGPIFFSLLALGLYERYQRRISRVGGLSPR from the coding sequence ATGAGCGAAAATCTAAAAAAGATGAGCCTGATGGGGCTTGTTCTCATGATATTTACGTCGGTTTTTGGCTTTGCTAACAGCGCCAGTGCGTTTTACCTGATGGGCCACAGCGCCACGCCCTGGTATATCTTTGCAGCCCTGTTTTTCTTCATTCCCTTTGCCTTGATGATGGCCGAGATGGGAGCCGCCTACCGCAAAGAGGAGGGCGGGATATACTCGTGGATGGAGAACAGCGTCGGGCCACGCTACGCATTTATCGGCACCTTTATGTGGTTTTCATCCTATGTCATCTGGATGGTAAGCACCGCCGCGAAAGTATGGGTTCCCTTCTCCACCTTTATCGTTGGCGCAGATATGACGCAGCGCTGGCACGTTGCTGGCTTACAGCCCACGCAGGTGGTGGGCGTTCTGGCCGTTGTGTGGATGGTGGTGGTAACCTTTGTGGCGGCCAAGGGCATTAATAAGATCGCCAAAGTCACCGCCGTCGGCGGGATTGCCGTCATGTGTCTCAACCTGGTGCTGCTCCTTGCCAGCATCGCGATTTTACTGCTCAACGGCGGGCATTTCGCCGAGGCGATCAACTTCACTGCCTCGCCGAATCCGGGTTACCACTCCGATCTCTCTATGCTGTCCTTTATGGTCTTTGCCCTGTTCGCCTACGGCGGCATTGAGGCGGTAGGCGGCCTGGTGGATAAGACCGAAAACCCCGAGAAAAACTTCGCTAAAGGGATCATCTTTGCCGCGGTGGTGATCTCCATCGGCTACTCTCTGGCCATCATTCTGTGGGGCGTCAGCACTAACTGGCAGCAGGTGTTAAGCACCGACTCCACCAACCTGGGCAACATTACCTACGTGCTGATGGAGAGCCTGGGCGCAACGCTGGGCAACGCGCTGCATCTGTCGCCGGAGGCGGCTAGCCTGACCGGCGTCTGGTTTGCCCGAATAACCGGCCTGTCGATGTTCCTCGCCTATACCGGGGCGTTCTTTACGCTGATCTACTCCCCGCTGAAGGCGATTATTCAGGGGACGCCAAAAGAGATGTGGCCCGCGCCGATGACACGTTTAAATAAGAGCGGCATGCCTGAGACATCAATGTGGCTCCAGTGCTTGCTGGTGAGCCTGATCATTCTGCTGGTCTCGTTCGGCGGCGGTACGGCATCGGCGTTTTATAACAAAGTGACGCTGATGGCGAACGTCTCCATGACGTTGCCGTACCTCTTCCTGGCGCTGGCATTTCCCTTCTTTAAGGCCAAAACGGATCTGCATCGACCCTTTGTGATTTTCAAATCCCGCGGAACGACGCTGGTGATGACCGCTATAGTCGTGCTGCTGGTGGCCTTTGCCAATATCTTTACGGTCATTGAGCCGGTGATTGAGAAAGGGGATTTGAGCAGCGCTCTGTGGATGGCGGGCGGGCCGATCTTCTTCTCGCTGCTGGCGCTGGGGCTTTATGAGCGCTACCAGCGGCGTATCAGCCGCGTGGGTGGGCTGTCACCCCGCTAA
- the orn gene encoding oligoribonuclease codes for MSANENNLIWIDLEMTGLDPERDRIIEIATLVTDANLNILAEGPVIAVHQSDEQLALMDEWNVRTHTGSGLVERVKASTQDDRAAELATIAFLQEWVPAGKSPICGNSIGQDRRFLFKYMPELEAYFHYRYLDVSTLKELARRWKPDVLNGLKKQNTHQALDDIRESVAELAYYREHFIKL; via the coding sequence ATGAGTGCAAATGAAAACAACCTGATTTGGATCGATCTTGAGATGACCGGGCTGGATCCCGAGCGCGATCGCATTATTGAGATCGCAACCCTGGTCACCGATGCCAACTTAAATATTCTGGCGGAAGGCCCGGTAATCGCCGTGCACCAGTCCGACGAACAGCTGGCGCTGATGGACGAGTGGAACGTACGCACCCATACCGGCAGCGGGCTGGTGGAGCGGGTTAAGGCCAGCACCCAGGACGACCGCGCCGCCGAACTGGCGACCATTGCTTTTCTGCAGGAGTGGGTCCCCGCAGGAAAATCCCCGATCTGCGGCAACAGCATCGGCCAAGATCGTCGCTTCCTGTTTAAGTATATGCCAGAGCTGGAAGCTTACTTCCACTATCGCTATCTCGATGTTAGCACGCTGAAAGAGCTGGCGCGTCGCTGGAAGCCGGACGTGCTCAACGGCCTGAAAAAGCAGAACACGCACCAGGCACTGGATGATATCCGCGAATCCGTGGCCGAACTGGCTTATTACCGCGAGCATTTTATTAAGCTGTAA
- the nnr gene encoding bifunctional ADP-dependent NAD(P)H-hydrate dehydratase/NAD(P)H-hydrate epimerase, with translation MTDHTLKSRLNKNRTTIPHSIWPAQALREAEKEAADSLGITLFELMQRAGEAAFSVARAAYPPSRRWLILCGHGNNGGDGYVVARLAKAAGIEVTLLALESDKPLPEEAELARSAWLNAAGEIHAADSVWPEEIDLIIDGLLGIGLTDAPREPAASLITRANDHAAPVIALDIPSGLNAQTGTTPGAVINAAHTVTFIALKPGLLTGKARDVTGTLHHHALGLEGWLSAQETTIHRLEASQLAQWLPPRRPTSHKGDNGRLVIVGGDHGTAGAIRMTGEAALRAGAGLVRVLTRVENIAPLIAARPELMVHELTEKLLEESLEWADVVVIGPGLGQQPWGKKALQKIENFRKPMLWDADALNLLAINPDKRHNRVITPHPGEAARLLNCSVAEIESDRLLSAQRLVKRYGGVVVLKGAGTVVASTDGDVGIVDAGNAGMGSGGMGDVLSGIIGAMLGQSFSLYEAACVGCVAHGAAADYRAARYGTRGMLATDLFSALMRVINPDVIDVDHD, from the coding sequence ATGACGGACCATACGTTGAAAAGTAGACTGAATAAAAACCGTACCACTATACCACACTCTATCTGGCCTGCGCAGGCGCTGCGCGAGGCTGAAAAAGAGGCGGCGGACAGTCTGGGGATTACGCTGTTTGAACTGATGCAGCGCGCCGGGGAGGCAGCCTTTAGCGTAGCGCGCGCCGCGTATCCGCCATCACGCCGCTGGCTGATCCTCTGCGGCCACGGTAATAACGGCGGCGACGGCTACGTGGTGGCGCGGCTGGCAAAGGCGGCGGGCATAGAGGTGACACTGCTGGCGTTGGAGAGCGATAAGCCCCTGCCGGAAGAGGCGGAGCTGGCGCGTAGCGCCTGGCTGAACGCTGCCGGTGAGATCCATGCTGCGGACAGTGTCTGGCCGGAAGAGATCGATCTGATTATCGACGGCCTGCTGGGCATCGGTTTAACCGACGCCCCGCGCGAGCCGGCCGCAAGCCTTATTACCCGTGCGAATGACCATGCCGCCCCGGTTATTGCGCTGGATATCCCCTCCGGGCTGAATGCCCAGACTGGTACAACCCCCGGCGCGGTAATAAACGCTGCGCATACGGTGACCTTTATCGCCCTCAAGCCTGGCCTGCTCACTGGAAAAGCGCGGGATGTCACCGGCACCCTTCATCATCACGCCCTGGGGCTGGAGGGCTGGCTGTCAGCACAGGAGACGACGATTCACCGTCTGGAGGCTTCGCAGCTTGCGCAGTGGCTGCCGCCGCGCCGTCCTACGTCCCATAAAGGTGATAATGGACGGCTGGTGATTGTTGGCGGCGACCACGGCACCGCCGGGGCGATCCGCATGACCGGCGAAGCGGCGCTGCGGGCAGGAGCAGGGCTGGTGCGCGTCCTGACGCGCGTTGAGAATATCGCCCCGCTGATCGCTGCCCGTCCGGAGCTGATGGTGCACGAGCTTACGGAAAAGCTGCTGGAAGAGAGCCTTGAGTGGGCGGACGTGGTAGTGATCGGTCCCGGCCTCGGTCAGCAGCCGTGGGGCAAAAAAGCGCTGCAAAAAATTGAGAATTTTCGCAAACCCATGCTGTGGGATGCGGACGCGCTGAACCTTCTGGCAATCAATCCCGATAAACGTCACAATCGCGTTATCACTCCGCACCCTGGCGAAGCTGCACGTCTGCTTAACTGTAGCGTGGCAGAAATTGAAAGCGATCGCTTACTTTCTGCTCAGCGTCTGGTAAAACGTTACGGTGGCGTTGTCGTGCTGAAAGGCGCGGGTACCGTCGTCGCCAGCACAGACGGTGACGTCGGCATTGTGGATGCCGGCAACGCCGGAATGGGCAGCGGAGGGATGGGAGACGTGCTCTCTGGCATCATTGGTGCCATGCTGGGGCAGTCGTTTTCCCTGTATGAGGCCGCCTGCGTGGGCTGTGTGGCGCACGGTGCGGCTGCTGACTACCGCGCGGCGCGTTACGGCACCCGTGGGATGCTGGCAACCGATCTTTTTTCCGCGCTGATGCGTGTTATTAACCCGGATGTGATTGACGTAGACCATGATTAA
- the queG gene encoding tRNA epoxyqueuosine(34) reductase QueG, with amino-acid sequence MSQPLDLNQLAQNIKQWGTELGFQQVGITDTDLSASEPKLQAWLDKQYHGEMAWMARHGMMRARPHELLPGTLRVISVRMNYLPANAAFASTLKNPALGYVSRYALGRDYHKLLRNRLKKLGETIQQHCFSLNFRPFVDSAPLLERPLAEKAGLGWTGKHSLILNQEAGSFFFLGELLIDLPLPIDQPVEEKCGKCVACMTICPTGAIVEPYTVDARRCISYLTIELEGAIPPEFRPLIGNRIYGCDDCQLICPWNRFSQLTDEEDFSPRKALHAPELIALFGWSEAHFLKVTEGSAIRRIGHLRWLRNVAVALGNAPWDEANIQALEQRRGEHPLLDEHIEWAIAQQIEKRNACVVEVQLPQKLRLVRVIEKGLPRDA; translated from the coding sequence ATGTCACAGCCCCTCGATCTCAATCAGCTAGCGCAAAACATTAAGCAGTGGGGCACCGAACTGGGGTTTCAACAGGTCGGCATTACCGATACCGATCTTAGCGCCAGCGAACCCAAACTTCAGGCATGGCTCGACAAGCAGTATCATGGCGAAATGGCATGGATGGCACGCCATGGCATGATGCGCGCCCGGCCCCACGAGCTGTTACCCGGCACGCTACGGGTGATTAGCGTGCGCATGAACTACCTGCCAGCCAATGCCGCCTTTGCCAGCACGCTAAAAAATCCTGCGCTCGGTTACGTTAGCCGTTACGCGCTGGGCCGTGATTATCACAAGCTCCTGCGCAACCGCCTCAAAAAACTGGGTGAAACTATCCAGCAGCACTGCTTTTCGCTGAATTTTAGACCCTTTGTCGACTCCGCGCCGCTGCTTGAGCGTCCGCTGGCGGAAAAAGCGGGCCTGGGATGGACAGGTAAGCACTCACTTATTCTCAACCAGGAGGCTGGCTCATTCTTTTTCCTCGGCGAGCTGCTTATCGACCTCCCGCTGCCCATCGACCAGCCGGTTGAAGAGAAGTGCGGTAAATGCGTGGCCTGCATGACCATCTGCCCGACCGGAGCAATTGTTGAGCCCTATACCGTTGACGCCCGCCGCTGCATCTCCTACCTGACGATTGAGCTGGAGGGAGCGATCCCTCCCGAGTTCCGGCCGCTGATCGGCAACCGCATCTACGGCTGCGATGACTGCCAGCTTATCTGCCCATGGAACCGTTTTTCCCAGCTCACTGACGAAGAGGATTTTAGCCCGCGTAAGGCGCTGCACGCCCCGGAGCTGATCGCGCTGTTTGGCTGGAGCGAAGCGCATTTTCTCAAGGTCACAGAGGGATCGGCTATTCGCCGTATCGGTCATCTACGCTGGCTGCGTAATGTCGCGGTGGCGTTGGGTAATGCACCCTGGGACGAAGCAAATATTCAGGCTCTGGAGCAACGCCGAGGTGAGCACCCACTTCTTGATGAGCACATAGAGTGGGCGATTGCGCAGCAGATTGAGAAGCGAAACGCCTGCGTGGTGGAGGTACAGCTTCCGCAGAAGCTAAGGCTGGTCAGGGTGATCGAAAAAGGGCTGCCACGGGACGCCTAA